The genomic DNA ctcagcAAGCCTCGCCCCTTAATtgttggctttcctctcgcccttgcccacaaataaacgttaatgatcagcgcgtcgtccgttatttctataatgcaATTCTTGTAAAACTGAGGTCAATTTTCATACTACGTCGTTATGTAACGGAAAATTTCCAATTCTGAATTTTTAATGATCTGCCTAAGAATAATAACTGTTAGTGTTGAAAAGTTTTTCATTTGGTCGATGCAAAAAACCCACAAACATTGTAatgttttttcaataatttcgcCTCCAGGTCAGGAAGTCGGCACTTACCATAGTACCAACCCAGCTATGCTATCTACTGACTTCACCCCGTCAACCAATCCGGCGTTAACAGTGAAGCCCAGTGGACTACCCCATGGGCGACTTCCACCTTTGGCCACAGCCCCTACCTACGAAGAGGCTGTAGCACTACCTCCAAAGGAGGGCTTGGCACCTGGGTACTACGAAGCCGAAGAGCTTCCCACTAAAATCAGTCTGTAACTTGGCTAGCCTGTCCTAGACACCTGGGTTAGCAGCCACAGTTGTTTGCCGTGAGAAGCACAGTGAATTTAAGTGAACATTTCAGTGGAAAATGTGTTTCTATGGTAGAATTGTAGATGAAGGAATGTACGTTCCGGTTGTGtgaattgatatttttatataGGCATTATATATTACACGcgattacattttcattttgtaaatctATGTGATCAGTGTCTAATTCGTCTGTTGTTTTATCCTTATCGACATTAATCAGACGCTATCCTCTTTTCTAATCCGATCTTATCAGATGGTTTTTTCCCTCATAACGACCATTTTCAGTGTCAATCTACAGACCATGTAAAGAATAAACCAAAGAAATTGGAATTTGGATTGAGGCACAGGTCTCGATTTCAATTTGACGATCATACAAATTtcaagacactttaaaagattATTTACAGTTCGACGACAATTTTAACGTTCGGCACACCTCTGTGATAAACTAAATACGGCTACTAAAGTATTACactaaaaacagattcaaaataTGTATCTCTAAAGTAATGCAGTTTCTTTCAGCGAAGTATTTCGAAAGAGTATTATTGTTTTACAGTTTAGTAAAGAATCATTACCGCTCATGAAAAATAATGAGCATACAGTTATGactttctgtatatttttgtttctcaGTGGACATTTACAAATGATGTGATGGGTTTGGTAATATCACAGTGTTTAAAACGATTCCTTATTAGATGCATTATAATATATTACAAATTCCGGGCGACCGAAGTGAAATTGCCGATTCCTCTAAAATGCCTATTTCCAGCTGTAATTCTGCTGTTTTATTATTTCCTATGAATAAATTACATTTTGGCATGGTTTACTTGAGATTTACGGATTCCAATAAAATATGTGTGTGATTTAATCCAGCAATAGACATGATAGAAGTTACATGTAGCAATCCTACATCGAATTACGCACACCAATTATAGGTCGATCACGTGACAACACATGTGACAGTCAGTCAGCATTACGCAAAAGAGCAGCTTGTATGCTTTACTTGAAATTGTCAAGTCAAGATAGAATGATTACTTATTGTCAGATGCGATGACTTTATAAGACTTTCTTCGAATCGGATCACACGTAGCGAATGCAATGTCAAATCTGTGAAATCAAGGGTTTGTATGCCGTATAATTCACATATGGAGTCGATCTTGCATGACGGGTAATAATTCTCCGAGAACAAGTCAGGTGACACAGTTTTACGTTCAGTCGACAAACTTTTATGGTAAAAATGGACTTCGACTTCTTTCAAAAGATGTGTTTTGTCAGCAGACGAAACTGACTTCAATTCCCTGAGCAGAACCTTGATTTTCATTCGATCTTCCTGTATTCCTGAAcatttatttgtcaataaaagttctgtTGTTCTCTCAAAGTGTTGTTTTCAAGTCTTTGAATGgagaattttgaattcaaaaacaaTAGACATGTTTCAATTTCAGTATAGTTAGGCTACTTAAAGAAATCCGTAATTTTTCAGTTGTCTGTTTTCCTGAAGAATAACTGGCTAAATTCAATCCAcgatattttatttactccctTGCATTGTCTATTAAACGTTGAAATAATCGTATCAGCAATACAGGCTTTCTGATAGCATTACTTGCTGGCGGCCAATTTAAAGAAAGGATAGAATTTTCAGTCTTGGAAATAGTCAATAGGAAATGGGAAAGACCGCGAAATCCCCGTGACAAGATTAGTTTCTCTGAATTGCTGCTTTTGTGAGAGATATTCATATTCACCTGAAGGAAAGTGAAGAATTTAGGAAAATCGATGCAAGATAAAACGTTTtcagaaaaacacaaaacaaaatacgtCAAATCGTTAATGGAGAAATGTGTGCTGTCATCCTGGCAACTCTTTTATCGAATTCAAAGGTGCATCGCCAGAGGGTGTAAACTGCAATCAATAGTCAAGACgttcaatttaaaaaaattataccCGCATCGCTAATGCTACAGAGCGATTTGTGTGAACCTGGACGAAAGTGAGCATACAAAGAACTAGTTAGTGATTTAGAAAAGATGTATACCACAATTATATGTAAAAATCTAGTCACacaaaacaatttttgaaaaaggagAGTCAAAGGAATCCATGATGTAGCTCGTTTGAATAATGTTGTGTCTTCATCTTCTGCTGATTCTGTCCCCATCTCCCAACAAATCCGAACGGTTCACACGAGGCCAAATCTTTGCAGCGCCACCACAGGTAAAACAGAACGATGACTTCCTTTATCAGGTTGTTCATTCAGACATGGAtgtaattttttacatccatgttcAGACATAGACTCTCGTTTTTCTAGGATCTATCATGGTTCAGAGCCGTCCCGAGGTAATTAATTTacttgttttctgttttctatTCCTTCAATTGTATCGTGGACAGTCCTGTGATCAATTTTTGTGGACAAAGTCGGTTGGGAGagttttaaataataataataataatactttattgctcacaacactcaaggagtgcggtaaggcaaaaattacaaaactcagcaaacactggatgaagctgctacTGGGGGggaactaaagtacaagaaataaatttggcaagaggtagtttatctttgtgagtaaagatatacatgaacttttctctgtcattcaaatcaagaaagcctggattatacaaacttgtggatgaaaatagaccatctcgatacgttctgtattttggacattctataacaaagtgaaattcatcctcaactaaagacttacaaaacttgcagaatctttcatttgcaggaacttttggagttgaccttctacccagttctattgtaggttgtgatccgaaattcttagttttgtcagccacctcctataggtaaaagatcttatatctagcaagtaactttcaaattcaaattttgtcttaaaagtctgtaagttcggagcttattcctctgcattccacacttccttttatcattatgaatgtttttcagccatgtttgttcataagtttcacataaactatcatatacattattaactgtggaattaacattgcaaacacaagaccatataTCGCTCCCACTGTGAGAGTTCaatatgctttgtatataattataccaatctgaattcaacctggatgtataagcagatctcaataagatgtcatctgataaaaccaatcgatgccagtatttgagcatgtgttttatcaccataaagtgtattggatatctacccagcTCTCCAACGACACCATCACGGTGCATATTTAGAGACTCCTAGGATAAATCTATAATAAGAAATACtaacatcattgagaaagttacacttgtcattaatttcatgtccccatatttcacagccatatgtgataataggaacaattaaactatcaaagagtgataatgcaacttttacagaaagtgaaccattttgaaggcccttacgaaggctgaaaagggctttcattgccttcaatttaagattgtgaaaattacctttgaatttaccatttggggtaatgacaaaaccaaggtaacagtactctttcactaagtcaagagtcactccattgtaagtgagtgtaactccttttacaagatgattacttttgttgaacacaataactttcgttttcattatgttaatagataatttccattcacgacaaaaactatgaagtttatctaagcagctttgtaagcctgtttcagatcctgaaatcaataaaagatcatcagcatacattagaCAATTGAAAAGGAGTTTACCAAGTTTGATAGGACAGTCCTCACTGGAACCAAATGTACTGGGaagatcatttataaaaatattgaacaaagtTGGACTTAAATTACACCCTTGCTTAACTCCtaaattggagtcaaattcttcagtaaagcaattgttacttttcacacaataaGCTACTTAATGTTGTTGTACATGGACTTAATTAAgctataaaaattaccattaatgccatatttctgtaatttccaaaGTAAACCTGTACGCCAAACCctgtcaaatgctttctgaaaatctacaaaacaacaataaaggtATCTACGACTGGGACTATAGCTTGACTGAGAAAATTTCGCATAGACATGCTGATCAATAGCTGAACGCAAAACTAAAAGATTATCTGCAGTTCTCCTCTTTGCTCTGAAACCAGACTGAATGGCGAAAGAATACCATTGCTATTAGAAAGTTTATAAGCCTATTATTCAACACAGAGGTAAACAGTTTTGCAAGGCAACTATTTATAGAaatccctctgtaatttgacgGATCACATGTATCACCTGATTTGAACACAGGGACCAAATATGCTTTTTTCCAAGCATTTGGAAACGTTCCTGATCTGAGGATGACATTGAATAATGAACACAATGGAGTAAGTATGGAAGAACCACCATATTTTAGCATTTCGTTCAAAATACCATCGACACCTGGGGATTTCCCTGATTTTAATTTACGCAAAGCTTTTAAAATTTCTGATACTGTAAAATGAGGAATTAAGAATAAAACTCACATCATATTCATTGGCCGCTTCCATTTTTGTTAATTCAGAAAGAATACGTTTAGAAACATTATCAGTTTCTTCACAAGAAAAATTACCCAACTGCTTAAAGTGAGAAAACCATTCACTAGCAGAAATAGACGAGTCTATTTCTTACTGACATGACTCCCTGAAATATCCTTCCACAATTTCCAGTAATCATTACGGTCTTCGGAATAAACCTTTTCTAACTTCCTCAATTGACTCTCTCTGAAAGAAGACcgtttatattttaacaatttttgtaTTCTCTTTTCAGAGTGAAACATCTCCCTCTAATATGTGGATCATTTGGGTAGCGATTCAACAGTTTACAGCAATCTTTCAGATCTTTACGAAGTGAAAAACAAGACTTATCAAACCAAGGCTGAAAAACAcgttttgatttctttttcaatttcggCGTAACCTTACGTAAACAGCGGTtctttataataatatttttcatatttctttattatcatTAATGACTACTGAATACCCTATGATCACAGGTGATATTGGTCTGCTATGAATGGCATGGAATATGTACTTTAAAGGTGAGACACATCAGCAGGATCATAACCAAAAGTCACAAAAAAGTCTGTTTGCTTACTGAATGACCCGGTCACAACTATTCCCGATACAAACCTGTACAGACTCACTGTTTTATTTTCTAATTATTACGGCCTCAGTGGTAGATAGTCTCTGCATGTTGTGATGTGCAGTATTTTAAGGGAAGGGGTCGACAGATTTGCTCCTCAGATTTCTCAGTCATCTttgcttgccaaggtctcttgtccgggcagctggatgcttcccgaaaacAGGCAGTTTACGGGAAGTAACGGActcgtgcgagcggacgatgctCCTCAGtttgcgactttcttgtttacaaccAATGTTTATTTCATGCACGGTATCTAGATGAATAGAGTCActcagctgcaacatttaaattttacaatgtgcatAATGACCAACATGTAACAGGACTTTCATCAATTTCCAATGAACTTGAtagtttacattggtcgtatgggtctcATATGACCTTTGGGCAGTTCCGATGACCCCTCCCTACAAACCTACGTGATTTGCCAAAGTACGATGTATTTGCATAAAAGAATAATTTCAAACGAGACCTACTATATTGTTAAAAATGTAGTTATTTTTGCAGTCCAAATTaggatttcaaaataaaacaccAGGCTGACTGAAAACGTTGAATATTTCATTGCCGTGCTCTGAAAGAGCTTGATCCTATCCCTGCATTGGAATTgaatgaaagacaagaaatattgaaaacaattgttCCACAACAAATCCAATTCCTTTCAAAAGTTtacttatttttcaaaagtcattCATAATTAGAGGAAAAAACTACAACAAAATATGTTACATTGGAGATATTACAGCATCTTATAATACTTGGTGAAAGTTGACTGTGCTGGCATAAGATCTGTGCGAGGTGAGATCTTATAAAGATCTCATCTCCTTGCACATACAGAGTGTGGAAATAATGACTTAAAGCATAGCAGATATTATTAATCCATTCTCAATTTGCTACCCTTACATTTCTATGTTGGATTAGAAATTTCTCTttgtttctgacaaagaaagtaCTTGACCTGATTTAGCAGATTATCTTGAAGATCTTATATTGCTTTTTAGACTAATAGTTAGCAATACGACTATGTACCGTACATGCTTAGTAGATGAGGCACCAGTTCAAGTCTGACGTTAAGGAAATTCTAGCAGAACTTGCAATACTTTAATGAGTGCTGTGTGAAGTAGATTAAATCCCTAGAAAGCTGATGAAcacattttctttgattttattgAGATTTCACTACACTCTACAGCATTCTTTGATAGCAAAGGTATCCAGGGTACATTTGCAAAGGTTTGGCAAGATTGGTGAGTGGTGTGGGAACCTTTGTATCATACATGATGTGCActattaacctgttcacccccaattcactgtaaacaggtccacaattgcCACTGATACCAATTGAcctgggccaaaccatggtgctgAAAGGGTCAACCTTGCACTGGTATACCATGGAGAGCTTCGGTAAGACGACTAGGGAactattgtaaaatttaaaaggaTACCACTGTTAATAGTACTGATATTCTATGATACAGTAGATACAAAGAACGACAAAACTTGTGTTGGACACAGTAACACTGTGGTTTATTTTACACACTGGTCTTGGGACTGACAAatagaaaatgatattttcatctCAGTGATACACTGAGAGACCATGCTGCTATTGAAGTCTATTTAAGCATTATGGACATGAAGTTATTAGTTGAAAAGAATATATTAAATGCAGGttgtttcatttacaatataacTTGAAGTACAAATTACAGAGACAATAGTTCCCTTCTACACGCCAAAAGCAGTTTCATGAACACCATTCACTGAGATAGAGTGCCTTTGCTGACacatattttgaaagatttcCAAAGAAGGGCTGTGACATACAAACACCATCTGTGTGACATTGTCAACAGACATCTACTGCACTAGAACAGATAAACTATTCCTATTGGTACGTAATTCAATGTAGCAAACATTCACTTATAAATAACAATCCATCCATGAGTAAAAATAAGCCATCCTAGTATGACTTGCACATGTGGAATCTATTGGGGGAGGGTGGAGTTTACAGGGTGTGTGTGTTTCACAGCCAATGGGAAGGGATATGGAAAGGTCTCAAAATCATGGTTTGTACAATGTCTTACACAGGAGACAGATTTACGCAATGGCAACTCAAACCCATCATATTGTGATCTTATTCACTGAATATAGGAATGTGCtgacaataattattattacataAATCAATTTCTGTAGGCAGTTTGGCACAGCCATACCATAAAGCTGATTCAGAAGTACCGGTAGTATTTTTTTCTAAAGGCTGATACTACTGCCTGGATAAGAATTCACTGCATGATGATCATAATGTTTGACACAtatggaccaaaaatggcagcATATATTCCaattgtggcaaaagtttgcttTTCATTGTTAAGTAAAGGTTTCAAATATGTCATACAAAGTTTATCTTatttaaatatacaaaacatTGTTTTCCAAAATATACTTATAAAAAAGATTTGCAGATGTGCAAAGTGTGTCATATAAATAAATTCTTTACAATGCAAGAGTGGAGATTATTTTGGCGGGAGATGGCTTTGTGGCGGAAGTGGTTGTAGATTCTGTTGATGCATTGGAACTTGTGGCATTGGCTGTGGCGGTGCTTGTTGCTGCTGAAGTTGATGtggttgttgctgctgctgttgctgcaattgttgttgttgttgatgctgctgctgttgttgttcaATGTGCATCTGTTGCAGTTTCATTCGTTTCCTGGTGTAGTGTTGCCACTGTAGAAGCTGTTGGTCGTCTATGAATTTTGCACACTGAGCATTGACCAGCTCCTTGCGGAAATGTTCATACTGAAGTAGTTCAAGGAAGTGCAAACACTGGGGAAATCTGTTgacaaaaaatcattttgattgaAATATCTTTCTTATGACATGTTTCATTATTGTGGTAGCAGTTCATTTTTGGACGCAAGAAGAACTTAACAGTTTCTTTACTGACTTTAAGCATATCTTTATTTGTATGATAAACATAACTTTTACAAAAGATACATCATATATCACCTGTACATCACCTAGACCAATCATgtagcattcaaaattaatcctctttctaccaggctccaaagacaaatcatcaaaataaatacaacttgggagaaagaggattaaaacaAAGCTTGACAGAATCAAATCACTTATCAACCAAATAGACATCAAGATTTACGCCTACAAAATAGCTTCAATGTAGGAAAATTCTGGTAAAGAACCctgaaataatgtcaaaacatgAAACCATTTCCCTTTTAATCCTCTTTTTTccaagtggtatttatttctacggtttggagcctggtagaaagaggattcaTGATTGAAGAAACTGAAcaataaatcataaattttaCTGACAATGCACTCCATAAACACTCCACAATAATCAGTTGATCTTTGTTTTAATCATACAATAGAGTCAGAGACCCCAAAATGATAATGTTATCACTGGCACACACAGTATTTACTCTTTGGTTGACCTTACATTCATGACAAATATATGCATTCTAAACTTTCAAACAACTACGCAGTTTATTGTCTGTGCTCTTCAAGAATTGTATTTGCTTACTTGAGAAATTTAGCATATCGACTTTCCTTCCAGTACAGCAGGTATTTAAGGTagttgatgaatttttgatctTTGAAATAGCCTCTCTGTGCCAGAACtgaaggaaaaaagaaaaaggtTTAATGCAGGAAATAGTTGAATAATGTGATCATATATGTCATCATTTCTAatgcatgtttgtttacatgtacatcagcACAGCTGCCTGACTTTCCAAGGCTGAGGATTTCAGAGACACAGAAAACCAAGGCATGAGACTTGTAAGTTGAACGCTGATGGAGAGTCAACTTATAAAATGAAGAAAGCTCTCTGTCACTCACAAGAAGAGAATTTCTACCATGTTAGAAAGATGGCATGAATCTTGTGAGAAGACATAAAAGACTTCAGTCAATGAGATTGAAATCCTTTAAAATTAACAATGTCAATCAAACGGCAAGCCAAGTGTAGTGATACATGTGTTTGTATACTGGTATGTAATTAATCTCTATACTTCCAAGAATTTGAAAAGAATGCACTTCTACTTGCATACATGAGAACTCCATTGACCAGTCCTCCATGGATTCATGAAACCAAATAATTATTCATCACAAAAACTATTTGATAATGAGATTCATAAACAGATGATTTCAttctgataaaataaaattgaaaatttagttCTAAATGTTGGTGTGAGATCACTTTAGGAGATAAAATTCATTTCTTATGATCCACATCATCTGCAACATCCCAGGCCCATGTCAGAATAATAAATCTTGAACTGTGATGCACCACCAACAGCAATTATTTTTCCCTGAACACATTTGTTTAATGTACATCCATCATACTCTACACATTGCCGCTTTATTGTACAGCGAGTTACAACTGTCCAATAACTTTTGTTCATCTTTTCTCTGAATTGTTTCCTGGAACAATAGAGAGGCAACTCTGACATATTGAAATCTGACATCAAATTCCTGAAGTATTAAAATAATTGACAAGCCATATCTGCTACTAACAGCTGGTTATCTTTGTAGTCTTGGGTTTGGCGCATACACAGTTAACCTTAATCAGAGGCTGCAGGATCACACAAATTCATGGAAATTATAACTGGAGAATAATTTTAAATTCATGAAGCTTATGATAAGTTAGAAATTCATCAGGGAATTCTAACAAAGCAGTGATTGAGAGAGAAAATGACAAGTAAAAGTAACCTGAAAATACAATCAAACTTAACTCTGTGTTAGGACAAAGTGAAGACTGCAAAGCTGCAAAACATCTGTGAAGTAGTGCATATCAATCCAGGGTACAATACCTGTGGTGTCGTTAATAGTAATAAATACTGGTATGTCTCATCTacacagggatgtagaaaatagccggcagccggcaaaaacaaccggctgtcagctaaaatttgccagctgtgaaaatttaattttagtaaaaaatcaggacattttgcacaaagttAATGTGCACACACACTACTTGTAACcacctgtacttttatttttgccaactGTAACCaacattttctacatccctgtctACAGACTACACTGCACTCACTCTCAGGATAAacatgctacatgtacatatcattGGCCCCAAATACATGTGACTCCAACAGAACCGATGGATTGTGTGAAATTACTTACAATTAAGATAGTGAGGATTAGCTAGACACTGCACAAACTCTAACTCAACCTGAAATCGCATCTTCTGCTGCTCTTCTGTTTCTGTTGGTAAAAACAGTGACCATTGGATTAACTAGATGTACAAGATAATTGGACACTTGCATTCAAATGCGGAAGAAATATGGCTGCATTCATAAAATACTGGGTGAAGCTGGAGGAATCATAATTGAAATCTCAATTCTTTGTAGATCCCAAGTTAGTACCATCAAAGACATTTCAAATCCAACCGTATTTGCCaaacaaattgcaaattttgatatcatctTTTCGTTTGTACACTATACTGTAATattctttatcatatacccatgcccatattgctacatcctagtgacgttcaacgtaaaatatcagccgtgatatttcacggtaaacgtcgagatatgcacgatgaacgtcatcagttttagagttttcccgaactacattagcagtttgttggtaaacaacgtaaacaacaaaatggctgccgctccccgcctgcgaagcgatgtcgccgacgtaaaaacttgaagggcttcgaggaacacggatatttctggttgcaaaatacggaaatatcacgttgagtcttgaaatgttttcccatggtatttttttggtaaatttctagcaaacattctgcctttcgcacggcgccggcactgtgcacggtctccacgcGAACAGGTAGTGAACgtgtggcgtgacagcgatgtcgcgacGACTGtggacatggcaactctaaaggtaaactaacaaaatggcgtcccctctccgcacgagctccgtgccgtacaacgatcgaaatcaggatagatttaaagctgagcagtttttgatcggttacagttgtaatagcatattgcaccttaaaatgttccttctgtatgacgatttttgtatcccggtgtctttcttcttggtttcattgagatatggacgacttgcagcgatgtcgcgcgtgatgttgacatcttcgtcgtatactttatgaatgaagcctgttcacataaacattctgatatttatgcgcaaggcgtaataaagtaaagcctcaaaattacaggtttttcgttctattagtaaaaattccctaaaattatgggcatgggtatatgataaatcggttattatcCAAtctcgcctgttccttgtgtcgtatcagcattcgtgtcatttgtgctgcgtcagacactcgacttcgtctcgtgtctgacgcagcacaaatgacactcatgctgatacgacacaggaacaggcgatattgggtaatactCTGCATTCAGCTTATCTGCACAGCCTGATATGTGTTTATGTACACTCATATTGCTGGCAGCTGCATTTCAGTCCAGCCATCACGTATATACTGCATTTCTGTAAAATTGGCTgttctattattattattattgttgttcattattattattattattcattatCATTCCAGAGGCATACATGATACAGGGGCAATTGCTGTTTTAACTTTGATAACTTGGCATATGTTTATTCTGAACATCAAcaaggttcttgttctattaTTATATAGCATGTTAAAATATCCAGTATCTAGCTtgctaacacagcctgtgtatgtgtagaTGCACTGTGCATTTGTATAATTGACAAATGACCTTCAGTCTGGGCTCTAATTCAAATTATTCAATCATCAACAACCGTATACACATATACCGGCTTTGTTAACATTGTGTGTTTAATTATGCTATAGGTAGATAGCATGAAGCTGTATTTTGATACGCtgaaaagaaatattgaaaaaagaaatcATAAACAGTTGCAACTTCCGTCCCATTAAACGGTCTGTTTGTTATTCTAGACTTTGTTAACTACATTTATCATTAAAATTATAACCACTGGATGATATATCATAACAGTGTCATCcattttttattgaataattaACAAAGAAACTGcgatctgaaaatgtaaaaataaatccaTACCAAAATATATGCAGAGGACATTCCCCTATCCACAGTGCAAAACTTTCATATCTCAAATATCCATCCTTGCTCTGCGAGGCAGAGCTGTGTGTTATCAGCTATAGGCCTGTGGAGGGAGGCCTACAACCGGTAACACAGCTctgccacacacacacacacacagagctATCGCCCCCCTCCCCTACAGTAGTCTAACACTGTATGCAGCCACATAATTGTTTCGTTTTCACTTCGAAGTTCGATTGGTTGACTACAAGGCGCTTAGAGTTGCAATGTGGTATACATGTAGTATGCATAAATTGTTAATGTACACCACTGATcatgtagctcgaggttttgcctgggtatttgggtcggacggaaAAAAaacgacccaaatacccaggcaaaacctcgagctactgtactgcagctaaccACGGATGTAGCTAGTGCACAGTGAACACTCCATGCGATTGTGGCACTGAGCATATGGTATAAAATCAATGACAGACAGAGCCTCAGGACGGGTGCACTATACCACCGTAGGAGAACATGAAGAATCAGGAGCAATATATGCAGTTGCGATTCAGTCATCTTCACGCTGACTTCCGTCACCAGCCTGTGACGAAAGCAGCGAAAGAGCCGACGGTTACAACCGGAGACGTCTACTCAGTGGATCGAAATTGGAAAACGCTGAAAACAATAACAAACCTGTCTCGCCAGCGTTCGGACCTGGGGACGCCATGTTGCTTCCTGTTGTAGTTAAATTCGAAAATGAGGCACACCGGAAGTAGAAATATTATCCCGCTGGGTTGTTCA from Ptychodera flava strain L36383 chromosome 12, AS_Pfla_20210202, whole genome shotgun sequence includes the following:
- the LOC139144729 gene encoding mediator of RNA polymerase II transcription subunit 31-like, with product MASPGPNAGETETEEQQKMRFQVELEFVQCLANPHYLNFLAQRGYFKDQKFINYLKYLLYWKESRYAKFLKFPQCLHFLELLQYEHFRKELVNAQCAKFIDDQQLLQWQHYTRKRMKLQQMHIEQQQQQHQQQQQLQQQQQQQPHQLQQQQAPPQPMPQVPMHQQNLQPLPPQSHLPPK